One segment of Lutra lutra chromosome 12, mLutLut1.2, whole genome shotgun sequence DNA contains the following:
- the LOC125081608 gene encoding zinc finger protein 268-like isoform X4 — MGPLSFVDVFVDFTWEEWRLLDPSQKHLYRSVMLENYSNLVSLGYQDSKPDIIFTLEQEEPWMMLAQIPSQGHQEKVGEIDRMEWHQENQGKLESMAKGYECTTFGKLCLLSTNYVSSGQNLHKYVTRGMSFKYNTDFNSNHAGKNDPNEFHAYRESFHHSKHEQTVIGIKYSESNESGKIVNKKSQLICQQMYVEGKPFKCSFCGKTFSSKSYLAVHQRTHVEEKPYKCEGCGKDFSSKSYLTVHQRTHTGEKLHECSDCGKAFSFNSQLVIHQRIHTGESPYECCECGKVFSRKDQLVSHQRTHSGQKPYGCSECGKTFGLKSQLIIHQRIHTGEKPFECSECQKAFNTKSNLMVHQRTHTGEKPYGCSECGKAFTFKSQLIVHQGLHTGVKPYGCVQCGKAFSLKSQLIVHQRSHTGMKPYVCSECGKAFRSKSYLIIHMRTHTGEKLHECSDCGKAFSFNSQLIIHQRIHTGESPYECHECGKAFSRKYQLISHQRTHAGEKPYECSDCGKTFGLKSQLIIHQRTHTGEKPFECSDCSKAFNTKSNLIVHQRTHTGEKPYGCSECGKAFTFKSQLIVHQGAHTGVKPYGCNQCGKAFSLKSQLIVHQRSHTGVKPYGCSECGKAFRSKSYLIIHMRTHTGEKPHECNECGKSFSFNSQLIVHQRIHTGENPYECSECGKAFNRKDQLISHQRTHAGEKPYGCSDCGKAFSSKSYLIIHMRTHSGEKPYECNKCGKAFIWKSLLIVHERTHAGESPYKCSQCEKSFSGKLRLIVHQRMHTREKPYECSECEKAFIRKSQLIVHQRTHSGEKPYGCDECGKTFSQKSILSAHQRTHTGEKPCKCTECGKAFCWKSQLIMHQRTHVDEKRVDELNVRNFLPKVNS, encoded by the exons atg GGACCATTGTCATTCGTGGATGTGTTTGTGGACTTTACCTGGGAAGAGTGGCGGCTGCTGGACCCCTCCCAGAAGCACCTGTACCGGagtgtgatgctggagaactacAGCAACCTGGTGTCCCTGG GGTATCAAGACAGCAAACCCGACATCATCTTCACGTTGGAACAAGAAGAACCGTGGATGATGCTGGCCCAAATCCCAAGTCAAGGCCATCAAG AAAAAGTCGGGGAAATTGATCGTATGGAATGGCATCAGGAAAATCAAGGCAAGCTGGAAAGTATGGCAAAAGGCTACGAATGTACTACATTTGGAAAACTGTGCCTTCTTAGTACAAATTATGTTTCTTCAGGACAAAACCTTCATAAATACGTTACACGCGGAATGAGTTTTAAATATAATACAGATTTCAATAGTAATCACGCTGGAAAGAATGATCCTAATGAGTTTCATGCATATAGGGAATCATTCCACCATTCTAAACATGAGCAAACTGTTATTGGAATAAAATACAGTGAAAGTAATGAATCTGGAAAAATTGTCAACAAGAAGTCACAACTCATATGCCAACAAATGTATGTAGAAGGAAAACCTTTCAAATGCAGTTTTTGTGGGAAGACCTTCAGCAGTAAGTCCTACCTTGCAGTGCATCAACGAACTCATGTAGAAGAGAAACCCTACAAATGTGAGGGATGTGGGAAAGACTTCAGCAGCAAGTCCTACCTCACTGTCcatcagagaactcacacaggagagaaactaCATGAGTGCAGTgactgtgggaaagccttcagttTCAATTCACAACTTGTTATACATCAGAGAATCCACACAGGAGAGAGTCCCTATGAGTGCTGCGAGTGTGGGAAAGTATTCAGTAGGAAAGACCAGCTCGTTTCACACCAGAGAACTCATTCAGGACAGAAACCCTATGGTTGTAGTGAATGTGGGAAAACTTTTGGTTTGAAGTCACAGCTCATTatacatcagagaattcatacaggagagaaacccttTGAATGTAGCGAATGTCAGAAAGCCTTTAATACAAAGTCAAACCTTATGGTACATCAGAGGACCCATACAGGGGAGAAGCCCTATGGTTGTagtgaatgtggaaaagccttcacTTTCAAGTCGCAGCTCATTGTACATCAGGGGCTTCACACAGGAGTAAAGCCCTATGGGTGCGTccagtgtgggaaagccttcagctTGAAGTCGCAGCTCATTGTGCATCAGAGAAGTCACACAGGAATGAAACCTTATGTATGCAGTGAATGTGGCAAAGCCTTCAGGAGCAAGTCGTACCTCATTATCCATATGAGAACTCACACAGGCGAGAAACTCCATGAGTGCAGTgactgtgggaaagcctttagtTTCAATTCACAACTCATTatacatcagagaattcacacaggaGAGAGTCCGTATGAGTGccatgaatgtgggaaagccttcagtcGGAAATACCAGCTCATTTCACACCAGAGAACCCATGCTGGGGAGAAGCCCTATGAGTGCAGTGACTGTGGGAAGACTTTCGGTTTGAAGTCGCAGCTCATTATACATCAGAGAACTCACACGGGAGAGAAACCCTTTGAATGCAGCGACTGTAGCAAAGCCTTTAATACAAAGTCAAACCTTATTGTACACCAGAGAACCCATACAGGGGAGAAACCGTATGGTTGTagtgaatgtggaaaagccttcacTTTCAAGTCGCAGCTCATTGTACATCAGGGAGCACACACTGGTGTAAAACCATATGGATGTAAtcagtgtgggaaagccttcagctTGAAGTCGCAGCTCATTGTGCATCAGAGAAGTCACACTGGAGTGAAACCCTATGGATGCAGTGAGTGTGGCAAAGCCTTCAGGAGCAAGTCATACCTCATTATCCATATgagaactcacacaggagagaaaccacaTGAGTGCAATGAATGCGGGAAATCCTTCAGTTTCAATTCACAGCTCATTGTGCATCAGAGAATCCACACAGGGGAAAATCCCTATGAATGCAGCgagtgtggaaaagccttcaACAGGAAAGATCAGCTCATTTCTCATCAGCGAACTCATGCAGGGGAAAAACCTTACGGATGCAGTgactgtgggaaagcctttagtAGCAAGTCCTATCTCATTATACACATGCGAACTCATTcaggagagaaaccatatgaatgtaacaaatgtgggaaggccttcatTTGGAAGTCACTACTCATTGTACATGAGCGAACTCACGCAGGGGAAAGCCCTTATAAATGTAGCCAGTGTGAGAAATCCTTCAGTGGAAAGTTACGGCTCATTGTACATCAGAGAATGCACACaagagagaaaccctatgaatgcaGTGAATGTGAGAAGGCTTTCATTAGGAAATCTCAGCTCATTGTACATCAGAGAACTCATTCAGGGGAGAAGCCCTATGGATGCGAtgaatgtgggaaaaccttcTCTCAGAAGTCTATCCTCAGTGCGCATCAGAGgactcacactggagagaaaccctgtAAATGCActgaatgtggaaaagccttttgTTGGAAGTCACAGCTCATTATGCATCAGAGAACTCATGTAGATGAAAAACGTGTTGATGAGTTAAATGTAAGAAATTTTCTTCCAAAAGTCAACTCATAG
- the LOC125081608 gene encoding zinc finger protein 268-like isoform X1, protein MFVRRLCRLDCVGLVWTSLGFFLHHCDWARLHSLGIFGRIKNCAATSCHPVPVFSPQQKVPPLQEQESSRLRTGELQGQEAVLGQETPDHRPLPGGPWRRHKNHRTEQVLEWLFISQEQQKTTQSRGPLSFVDVFVDFTWEEWRLLDPSQKHLYRSVMLENYSNLVSLGYQDSKPDIIFTLEQEEPWMMLAQIPSQGHQEKVGEIDRMEWHQENQGKLESMAKGYECTTFGKLCLLSTNYVSSGQNLHKYVTRGMSFKYNTDFNSNHAGKNDPNEFHAYRESFHHSKHEQTVIGIKYSESNESGKIVNKKSQLICQQMYVEGKPFKCSFCGKTFSSKSYLAVHQRTHVEEKPYKCEGCGKDFSSKSYLTVHQRTHTGEKLHECSDCGKAFSFNSQLVIHQRIHTGESPYECCECGKVFSRKDQLVSHQRTHSGQKPYGCSECGKTFGLKSQLIIHQRIHTGEKPFECSECQKAFNTKSNLMVHQRTHTGEKPYGCSECGKAFTFKSQLIVHQGLHTGVKPYGCVQCGKAFSLKSQLIVHQRSHTGMKPYVCSECGKAFRSKSYLIIHMRTHTGEKLHECSDCGKAFSFNSQLIIHQRIHTGESPYECHECGKAFSRKYQLISHQRTHAGEKPYECSDCGKTFGLKSQLIIHQRTHTGEKPFECSDCSKAFNTKSNLIVHQRTHTGEKPYGCSECGKAFTFKSQLIVHQGAHTGVKPYGCNQCGKAFSLKSQLIVHQRSHTGVKPYGCSECGKAFRSKSYLIIHMRTHTGEKPHECNECGKSFSFNSQLIVHQRIHTGENPYECSECGKAFNRKDQLISHQRTHAGEKPYGCSDCGKAFSSKSYLIIHMRTHSGEKPYECNKCGKAFIWKSLLIVHERTHAGESPYKCSQCEKSFSGKLRLIVHQRMHTREKPYECSECEKAFIRKSQLIVHQRTHSGEKPYGCDECGKTFSQKSILSAHQRTHTGEKPCKCTECGKAFCWKSQLIMHQRTHVDEKRVDELNVRNFLPKVNS, encoded by the exons ATGTTTGTGAGGAGACTTTGTCGCCTAGACTGTGTTGGTTTGGTGTGGACGTCTCTGGGCTTTTTCCTGCACCACTGTGATTGGGCCCGTCTGCATTCATTGGGAATTTTCGGAAGAATAAAAAACTGCGCTGCTACCTCATGCCACCCCGTGCCAGTGTTCTCGCCGCAGCAAAAA GTCCCACCTCTCCAGGAACAAGAGAGTTCACGCCTCAGAACCGGAGAGCTGCAAGGTCAGGAAGCCGTCCTGGGTCAAGAGACCCCTGACCACCGGCCTCTCCCTGGAGGACCCTGGCGAAGACACAAGAATCACAGGACAGAGCAGGTTCTAGAGTGGCTGTTTATTTCCCAGGAGCAGCAAAAAACCACCCAGTCTCGG GGACCATTGTCATTCGTGGATGTGTTTGTGGACTTTACCTGGGAAGAGTGGCGGCTGCTGGACCCCTCCCAGAAGCACCTGTACCGGagtgtgatgctggagaactacAGCAACCTGGTGTCCCTGG GGTATCAAGACAGCAAACCCGACATCATCTTCACGTTGGAACAAGAAGAACCGTGGATGATGCTGGCCCAAATCCCAAGTCAAGGCCATCAAG AAAAAGTCGGGGAAATTGATCGTATGGAATGGCATCAGGAAAATCAAGGCAAGCTGGAAAGTATGGCAAAAGGCTACGAATGTACTACATTTGGAAAACTGTGCCTTCTTAGTACAAATTATGTTTCTTCAGGACAAAACCTTCATAAATACGTTACACGCGGAATGAGTTTTAAATATAATACAGATTTCAATAGTAATCACGCTGGAAAGAATGATCCTAATGAGTTTCATGCATATAGGGAATCATTCCACCATTCTAAACATGAGCAAACTGTTATTGGAATAAAATACAGTGAAAGTAATGAATCTGGAAAAATTGTCAACAAGAAGTCACAACTCATATGCCAACAAATGTATGTAGAAGGAAAACCTTTCAAATGCAGTTTTTGTGGGAAGACCTTCAGCAGTAAGTCCTACCTTGCAGTGCATCAACGAACTCATGTAGAAGAGAAACCCTACAAATGTGAGGGATGTGGGAAAGACTTCAGCAGCAAGTCCTACCTCACTGTCcatcagagaactcacacaggagagaaactaCATGAGTGCAGTgactgtgggaaagccttcagttTCAATTCACAACTTGTTATACATCAGAGAATCCACACAGGAGAGAGTCCCTATGAGTGCTGCGAGTGTGGGAAAGTATTCAGTAGGAAAGACCAGCTCGTTTCACACCAGAGAACTCATTCAGGACAGAAACCCTATGGTTGTAGTGAATGTGGGAAAACTTTTGGTTTGAAGTCACAGCTCATTatacatcagagaattcatacaggagagaaacccttTGAATGTAGCGAATGTCAGAAAGCCTTTAATACAAAGTCAAACCTTATGGTACATCAGAGGACCCATACAGGGGAGAAGCCCTATGGTTGTagtgaatgtggaaaagccttcacTTTCAAGTCGCAGCTCATTGTACATCAGGGGCTTCACACAGGAGTAAAGCCCTATGGGTGCGTccagtgtgggaaagccttcagctTGAAGTCGCAGCTCATTGTGCATCAGAGAAGTCACACAGGAATGAAACCTTATGTATGCAGTGAATGTGGCAAAGCCTTCAGGAGCAAGTCGTACCTCATTATCCATATGAGAACTCACACAGGCGAGAAACTCCATGAGTGCAGTgactgtgggaaagcctttagtTTCAATTCACAACTCATTatacatcagagaattcacacaggaGAGAGTCCGTATGAGTGccatgaatgtgggaaagccttcagtcGGAAATACCAGCTCATTTCACACCAGAGAACCCATGCTGGGGAGAAGCCCTATGAGTGCAGTGACTGTGGGAAGACTTTCGGTTTGAAGTCGCAGCTCATTATACATCAGAGAACTCACACGGGAGAGAAACCCTTTGAATGCAGCGACTGTAGCAAAGCCTTTAATACAAAGTCAAACCTTATTGTACACCAGAGAACCCATACAGGGGAGAAACCGTATGGTTGTagtgaatgtggaaaagccttcacTTTCAAGTCGCAGCTCATTGTACATCAGGGAGCACACACTGGTGTAAAACCATATGGATGTAAtcagtgtgggaaagccttcagctTGAAGTCGCAGCTCATTGTGCATCAGAGAAGTCACACTGGAGTGAAACCCTATGGATGCAGTGAGTGTGGCAAAGCCTTCAGGAGCAAGTCATACCTCATTATCCATATgagaactcacacaggagagaaaccacaTGAGTGCAATGAATGCGGGAAATCCTTCAGTTTCAATTCACAGCTCATTGTGCATCAGAGAATCCACACAGGGGAAAATCCCTATGAATGCAGCgagtgtggaaaagccttcaACAGGAAAGATCAGCTCATTTCTCATCAGCGAACTCATGCAGGGGAAAAACCTTACGGATGCAGTgactgtgggaaagcctttagtAGCAAGTCCTATCTCATTATACACATGCGAACTCATTcaggagagaaaccatatgaatgtaacaaatgtgggaaggccttcatTTGGAAGTCACTACTCATTGTACATGAGCGAACTCACGCAGGGGAAAGCCCTTATAAATGTAGCCAGTGTGAGAAATCCTTCAGTGGAAAGTTACGGCTCATTGTACATCAGAGAATGCACACaagagagaaaccctatgaatgcaGTGAATGTGAGAAGGCTTTCATTAGGAAATCTCAGCTCATTGTACATCAGAGAACTCATTCAGGGGAGAAGCCCTATGGATGCGAtgaatgtgggaaaaccttcTCTCAGAAGTCTATCCTCAGTGCGCATCAGAGgactcacactggagagaaaccctgtAAATGCActgaatgtggaaaagccttttgTTGGAAGTCACAGCTCATTATGCATCAGAGAACTCATGTAGATGAAAAACGTGTTGATGAGTTAAATGTAAGAAATTTTCTTCCAAAAGTCAACTCATAG